In a single window of the Prochlorococcus marinus XMU1412 genome:
- the ftsY gene encoding signal recognition particle-docking protein FtsY, translating to MTNIDPDNSREWAAEAYALLKKRQEEQKQELEKQEEQKQELEKQEEQKQELEKQEEQKQELIDIPNKENIAGESKTITEPELGKFDDNFTWSAMVLAAQGKKINQISIDEIDWLTKLRRGLEETRKGFVTELLDKLGDDPLTPESLDDLETLLIRADVGIDSTDKVISSLRTKLNEEVVGGEAGIKFLKKELKLIIDKPIKNSGSDLLVPQKGKLNVWLLVGVNGVGKTTTLGKLAYLSSKSNYKTLIAAADTFRAAAVEQLKVWGDRSNVDVISNQSKNADPAAVVFDAISSAKKRNVDLLLVDTAGRLQTKNNLMDELAKIKKIIDKKAPSAIVESLLVLDASQGQNGLKQAKSFAKSADLSGAIITKLDGTSRGGVSLAVSEEVNLPIRFIGAGEGIKDLRPFNSYEFVEAMLADK from the coding sequence ATGACTAATATTGATCCTGATAATTCTCGTGAATGGGCTGCAGAAGCTTATGCACTTTTAAAAAAACGACAGGAAGAGCAAAAGCAAGAATTAGAGAAACAGGAAGAGCAAAAGCAAGAATTAGAGAAACAGGAAGAGCAAAAGCAAGAATTAGAGAAACAGGAAGAGCAAAAGCAAGAATTAATTGATATTCCTAATAAAGAAAATATTGCTGGAGAGTCTAAAACTATTACTGAACCTGAATTAGGAAAATTTGATGATAACTTTACTTGGTCTGCAATGGTATTAGCTGCTCAAGGGAAAAAAATAAATCAAATATCGATTGATGAAATTGATTGGTTAACTAAATTACGGAGAGGATTAGAAGAAACTCGAAAAGGATTTGTTACTGAATTATTGGATAAATTGGGAGATGATCCTCTTACTCCTGAATCTCTTGATGATTTAGAGACTCTATTAATAAGAGCTGATGTAGGTATTGATTCAACCGATAAAGTTATAAGTTCTCTTAGAACAAAATTAAACGAGGAAGTCGTGGGTGGAGAAGCAGGAATAAAATTCTTAAAGAAGGAATTAAAATTAATAATCGATAAACCAATAAAAAATTCGGGCTCTGATCTTTTAGTTCCACAAAAGGGTAAGTTAAATGTTTGGTTATTAGTAGGAGTCAATGGTGTTGGTAAAACTACTACATTGGGAAAATTAGCATATTTGTCATCAAAAAGTAATTATAAAACTTTGATTGCTGCTGCTGATACTTTTAGAGCGGCTGCAGTAGAACAACTTAAAGTGTGGGGAGACAGAAGTAATGTTGACGTTATATCTAATCAATCAAAAAATGCTGATCCAGCTGCTGTAGTTTTTGATGCAATTAGTTCTGCAAAAAAAAGAAATGTTGATTTATTACTTGTTGATACAGCAGGTAGATTGCAAACAAAAAATAATTTGATGGATGAATTAGCAAAAATAAAAAAAATTATTGATAAAAAGGCTCCAAGTGCAATTGTTGAATCATTATTAGTTTTAGATGCAAGTCAAGGACAAAATGGCTTAAAGCAAGCAAAAAGTTTCGCTAAATCAGCAGACTTAAGTGGAGCAATTATTACTAAATTAGATGGCACTTCTAGAGGAGGAGTCTCTTTAGCTGTATCTGAAGAAGTAAATTTGCCTATAAGGTTTATTGGAGCTGGAGAAGGTATAAAAGATTTGAGACCATTTAACAGTTATGAATTTGTAGAGGCTATGCTTGCAGATAAATAA
- a CDS encoding tetratricopeptide repeat protein, whose product MKKLLIKTIWTSLICFYFFQIKIVQAIVPYYYFPTIKNLQKQGLYIGKNAYQLLYFGQYEDSLNLAKLAVKINAKDEKLWLILAETQIANKEYRNALNSLNKAEQINSNISEIYFVKGQVYLKISRLTKAKNALEKGIKIEPNNHKAIFQLGNILLMEKNYLGAIKLFDKSIKIKPDFWQAINNKGLAYFERNKINLSIKLFESAISIEENAEPLLGLASCININDTKLAIQLAKKALAKNPNYVNYDYRKEQLWGEKLQASTEILLQNEQLKKDVRLAKSKIRESS is encoded by the coding sequence ATGAAAAAGCTTTTAATAAAAACAATCTGGACCTCCTTGATCTGTTTTTACTTTTTTCAAATAAAAATAGTTCAAGCAATAGTTCCTTATTATTATTTCCCAACAATAAAAAATTTACAAAAGCAAGGTTTATATATTGGGAAAAATGCATATCAACTACTTTATTTTGGTCAATACGAAGATAGTCTTAACTTAGCCAAATTGGCTGTAAAAATAAATGCAAAAGATGAAAAACTATGGTTGATTTTGGCTGAAACACAAATAGCTAACAAAGAATACAGAAACGCATTAAATTCTTTAAATAAAGCAGAACAGATCAATTCAAATATTAGCGAAATATATTTTGTTAAAGGTCAAGTTTACTTAAAAATTTCCCGACTGACAAAAGCAAAGAATGCTTTAGAAAAAGGAATAAAGATTGAACCTAATAACCACAAAGCTATTTTTCAATTAGGAAATATTTTGTTAATGGAAAAAAATTATTTGGGAGCTATCAAATTATTTGATAAATCTATAAAAATCAAACCTGATTTCTGGCAAGCAATCAATAATAAAGGTTTAGCTTATTTCGAGAGAAACAAAATAAATCTTTCAATCAAACTTTTTGAAAGTGCAATCTCAATTGAGGAAAATGCTGAACCATTACTAGGCTTAGCCTCATGTATAAATATCAATGATACTAAATTAGCAATTCAGCTAGCAAAAAAGGCTTTGGCTAAAAATCCCAATTATGTTAATTATGATTATAGAAAAGAACAGTTATGGGGAGAAAAATTACAAGCCTCTACAGAAATACTTTTACAAAATGAACAACTAAAAAAAGATGTAAGACTGGCAAAATCCAAAATAAGAGAATCATCTTAA
- a CDS encoding DNA gyrase/topoisomerase IV subunit A — protein MDKKNFTSISLQEEMQRSYLEYAMSVIVGRALPDARDGLKPVQRRIIFAMYELGLTPDKPFRKCARVVGDVLGKYHPHGDQAVYDALVKLVQNFSTKYPTLDGHGNFGSVDNDPPAAMRYTETRLASIAHKGFLEEIESETVNFSNNFDGSQKEPDVLPAQLPFLLLNGSSGIAVGMATNIPPHNLGEIIDGLVALVKNKDISDKKLSNIIKGPDFPTGGELIYSSAIEELYETGKGSITIRGVVNTEEVNLGKGKHKKNALIITELPYQINKAGWIEKLAELVNTGKIIGISDIRDESDRDGMRIVIELKKDSNSELVISNLYKKTTLQTNFGAIFLALIKGKPVQLNLKKYLNYFLEFREETIRKRTYYFLKNTLEKLEISEGLRKATKNIKKVIEIIEESENSVEAKSNLIENFFFSDKQANSVLDMPLKKLTNLEKNQIDDEIKKLEEKKNYFQKLLNERDLLLELLIEEFLILKKKYNVTRKTKVIKNINQNEELETLNNQILEEFINKRTKLYVDNRLYLKKMISSNYKKSFEVVNKIIDNKNIQKFICNIEKNIKLIGITNTGKIFNIDWESSINKDYKLDNKILGNIHPSEIINFHSIKKEIKNYLCILNSDGRFKKVLFDEDMIKSNRTFTITKLKNNLKTIDSFISNENKDLIILTSIGRIFKFNLSNKILTPTSKQSQGLILTKLLPTEKIVSCCTYNSGENIFLISKKGKIFCINSNEIYYSNEYSLGYLNEKTQLKNDYFLKIISNNYYLDIETNKNKSARLDLNKLNFKSNKSNFLIDFLKLDKDEFIENCFRLKNFLN, from the coding sequence ATGGATAAGAAAAACTTTACTTCCATCTCACTTCAAGAAGAAATGCAACGTTCTTATTTGGAGTATGCAATGAGCGTAATAGTTGGACGTGCATTGCCTGATGCAAGAGACGGTCTTAAGCCTGTACAAAGAAGAATCATATTTGCGATGTACGAATTAGGTTTAACACCTGATAAACCATTTAGGAAGTGTGCAAGAGTTGTTGGAGATGTACTTGGAAAATACCATCCTCACGGAGATCAAGCAGTATATGATGCATTAGTAAAGCTAGTACAAAATTTCTCAACTAAATATCCTACTCTTGACGGTCATGGAAATTTTGGGTCTGTAGATAATGATCCTCCGGCAGCAATGAGATATACAGAGACCAGATTAGCTTCAATAGCTCATAAAGGATTTCTTGAAGAAATTGAATCAGAAACAGTAAACTTTTCAAATAACTTTGACGGTTCTCAAAAAGAGCCGGATGTTCTTCCAGCCCAACTTCCATTTTTATTATTGAACGGTTCATCAGGTATTGCAGTTGGCATGGCAACAAATATTCCGCCTCACAACCTAGGCGAAATTATAGATGGTTTAGTTGCTTTAGTAAAAAATAAAGATATTAGTGATAAAAAACTTTCTAACATTATCAAAGGACCCGATTTTCCTACAGGCGGAGAATTAATTTATAGTAGTGCAATAGAGGAACTTTATGAAACGGGAAAAGGTTCTATAACTATAAGAGGAGTTGTAAATACTGAAGAGGTAAATTTAGGCAAAGGAAAACATAAAAAGAATGCACTAATCATTACGGAACTTCCTTACCAAATTAATAAAGCAGGTTGGATTGAAAAACTCGCAGAACTCGTTAATACGGGTAAAATTATTGGGATATCTGATATTAGGGATGAGAGCGACAGAGATGGAATGAGAATTGTAATAGAACTAAAAAAAGATTCTAATTCTGAACTGGTTATTTCTAATTTATATAAAAAAACAACTCTGCAAACAAACTTCGGGGCAATATTCTTAGCTTTAATTAAAGGCAAGCCTGTACAACTAAATTTAAAAAAATATCTCAACTATTTTCTTGAATTTAGAGAAGAAACAATTAGAAAAAGAACTTATTATTTTCTAAAAAATACTCTTGAAAAACTTGAAATATCAGAAGGTTTGCGTAAAGCCACAAAAAACATAAAAAAGGTTATTGAAATTATTGAAGAATCTGAAAATTCTGTGGAAGCTAAATCAAATTTAATTGAAAATTTTTTCTTCAGTGATAAACAAGCAAATTCCGTTCTGGATATGCCACTTAAAAAATTAACAAATCTAGAAAAGAATCAAATTGATGATGAAATAAAAAAGTTGGAAGAAAAAAAGAATTATTTTCAAAAATTATTAAACGAAAGAGATTTATTACTTGAATTACTTATTGAAGAATTTTTAATATTAAAGAAAAAATATAACGTTACAAGAAAAACAAAAGTAATAAAAAATATAAATCAAAATGAAGAGTTAGAAACACTTAATAACCAGATTTTAGAAGAATTTATAAATAAAAGAACTAAGTTATATGTAGACAATAGACTTTATTTAAAAAAAATGATTTCAAGTAATTATAAGAAATCATTTGAAGTTGTAAATAAAATTATAGATAATAAAAATATTCAAAAATTTATATGTAATATTGAAAAAAATATAAAATTAATTGGAATAACAAATACAGGAAAAATCTTTAATATTGATTGGGAATCAAGTATCAATAAAGACTATAAATTAGATAATAAAATTCTTGGAAATATTCACCCTAGTGAAATAATAAATTTTCATTCAATTAAAAAAGAAATTAAAAATTATTTATGCATATTAAATTCAGATGGAAGATTTAAAAAAGTTTTATTTGATGAAGATATGATTAAAAGTAATAGAACTTTCACAATTACAAAATTAAAGAATAATCTAAAGACAATCGATTCATTTATTTCTAATGAAAACAAAGATTTAATAATATTAACCTCGATAGGAAGAATTTTTAAGTTTAATTTATCAAATAAAATTTTAACGCCAACTTCTAAACAATCCCAAGGATTAATACTTACAAAACTTTTACCAACTGAAAAAATCGTTTCTTGTTGCACCTATAATAGTGGGGAAAATATTTTTTTAATATCTAAAAAAGGAAAAATCTTTTGTATAAATAGCAATGAAATTTATTACTCAAATGAATACAGTTTGGGATATTTAAATGAAAAAACCCAACTTAAAAACGATTACTTCCTAAAAATAATATCAAATAACTATTACCTTGATATTGAAACTAATAAAAATAAATCTGCAAGATTGGACCTCAATAAATTAAATTTCAAATCAAATAAATCAAATTTTTTAATTGATTTTTTAAAATTAGATAAGGATGAATTCATTGAAAATTGTTTCCGACTTAAAAACTTTCTCAATTAA
- the queG gene encoding tRNA epoxyqueuosine(34) reductase QueG, producing MIDTIQDKKEISKKLKERAIFEGFSLAGIASIPGSSRIKLRTNSLERWLSNNYHAEMKWMEAEKRKNIGSLVENAKSVLSVGFTYINSQNNENSFLKVAKFSQGEDYHKVIHKKLKNIGKWINLEIPDCKWKICVDTSPLLEKTWAEEAGIGWIGKNSNLINKKKGSWFTLGFMILTKELMPDEPHQSLCGKCDICIEHCPTKAIVEPFVIQSDLCIAYHTIESRDKNIPKKIEKNLSGWVAGCDICQDVCPWNKSVPYNNNYETTPKEWIKNLNIESLNWDDKTWQENLKGTTLKRIKPWMWKRNIQANIKNKKIKI from the coding sequence ATGATTGATACGATTCAAGACAAAAAAGAAATAAGTAAAAAATTAAAAGAAAGAGCTATCTTTGAAGGTTTTTCACTTGCTGGAATAGCTTCAATACCAGGTAGTTCGCGCATAAAATTAAGAACTAATTCATTAGAAAGATGGTTATCAAATAACTACCATGCTGAAATGAAATGGATGGAAGCAGAAAAAAGAAAAAATATTGGTTCACTTGTTGAAAATGCAAAAAGTGTTTTAAGCGTTGGATTTACTTACATTAATTCACAAAACAACGAAAACAGTTTCCTAAAGGTAGCTAAATTTAGCCAAGGTGAAGATTATCATAAAGTGATTCACAAAAAATTAAAGAATATTGGTAAATGGATCAACCTTGAAATCCCAGATTGCAAATGGAAAATATGTGTTGACACCTCACCGCTTCTTGAAAAAACATGGGCAGAAGAGGCAGGGATTGGTTGGATAGGTAAAAATAGTAATTTAATCAACAAAAAAAAAGGTTCTTGGTTTACTTTGGGTTTTATGATTCTCACAAAAGAGTTAATGCCAGATGAACCTCATCAATCACTTTGTGGAAAATGTGATATTTGTATTGAACACTGTCCCACAAAGGCAATTGTAGAACCCTTTGTAATACAATCGGACTTATGCATTGCGTATCACACAATAGAAAGCAGAGATAAAAATATTCCAAAGAAAATAGAAAAAAATTTAAGTGGATGGGTTGCAGGATGTGATATTTGTCAAGATGTATGTCCGTGGAATAAATCAGTACCATACAATAATAATTATGAAACTACACCGAAAGAATGGATTAAAAATCTTAATATTGAATCCCTTAATTGGGACGATAAAACGTGGCAAGAAAATCTTAAAGGAACAACTTTAAAAAGAATTAAACCATGGATGTGGAAAAGAAACATACAAGCAAATATAAAGAATAAGAAAATTAAAATATGA
- a CDS encoding DUF502 domain-containing protein, whose protein sequence is MVESNQNQDSNLGSRLQQDLKNDLIAGLLVVIPLATTIWLSSLVSKFVLTLVTSVPKQLNPFITLNPLLQDLINLTLGLTVPLLAILLIGLMARNFVGRWLLEFGEGTLSKIPVAGAVYKTLKQLLETFLSNNSNRFRRVVLVEYPREGLYSVGFVTGDVGPSLQPELEEKLLSVFIPTAPNPTTGWYTLVPESSVKDLDISVEDAFRTIISAGIVNPDEKNNTSNPTFSKLFSQLRASTNTSS, encoded by the coding sequence TTGGTTGAATCTAATCAAAATCAAGATTCTAATTTAGGATCTAGGCTTCAACAAGATCTCAAAAATGATCTTATTGCTGGGTTGTTAGTTGTAATACCCTTAGCAACAACAATCTGGCTGTCATCATTAGTGAGTAAATTTGTTTTAACGTTAGTTACTTCAGTCCCCAAGCAACTAAATCCTTTTATTACTTTAAATCCTTTATTACAAGATTTAATTAATCTCACCTTAGGTTTAACCGTTCCTTTATTAGCTATTTTGCTTATAGGATTGATGGCTAGAAATTTTGTAGGAAGATGGTTATTAGAATTTGGAGAAGGTACTTTATCAAAAATTCCAGTAGCTGGAGCGGTTTATAAAACTCTTAAACAACTGCTAGAAACTTTTTTAAGTAATAACTCTAATAGATTTAGACGAGTTGTTTTAGTTGAATATCCGCGTGAGGGACTATATAGTGTTGGCTTTGTAACTGGAGACGTAGGACCTTCCTTGCAGCCAGAATTGGAAGAAAAGTTACTTAGTGTTTTCATCCCTACTGCACCAAACCCAACTACTGGTTGGTATACACTCGTTCCTGAGTCTTCTGTTAAGGATTTGGATATATCTGTTGAAGATGCTTTTAGAACAATAATTTCTGCAGGGATAGTTAATCCAGATGAGAAAAACAACACTTCAAATCCAACATTTTCAAAATTGTTTTCTCAATTACGAGCTTCCACTAATACTTCTTCTTAA
- the nusB gene encoding transcription antitermination factor NusB, translating to MHNRSLSRELSLISLGLIKDKGDFKLNKFQIEEIFESALDSLINHCREELDICESELENASQKILDSELQEGVDSSYSNVRDELKKSLIKIETVMNTLSVTLDFPKLIVSSGQIDIREDVSQRICNIINNLKSIDSDIDQVMDGWRLKRLPRIDRDILRLAYVDINFLDTPVAVACDEAVNLANKYSDLQGRKFINGVLRRLQTI from the coding sequence ATGCATAATAGATCCCTTTCTAGAGAACTATCTTTAATTTCTCTTGGCCTTATAAAAGATAAAGGTGATTTTAAGCTAAATAAATTTCAGATAGAAGAAATTTTTGAATCTGCTTTGGATTCTCTAATAAACCATTGCAGAGAGGAATTAGATATTTGCGAATCAGAGTTAGAAAATGCTTCACAAAAAATATTAGATAGTGAATTGCAAGAAGGTGTTGATTCTTCATATTCAAATGTTCGAGATGAGTTGAAAAAATCTCTGATAAAAATTGAAACCGTAATGAATACACTCTCTGTCACTTTAGATTTTCCAAAATTAATTGTTTCTAGCGGTCAAATAGATATAAGAGAAGATGTAAGTCAAAGGATTTGTAATATTATTAATAATCTTAAAAGTATTGATTCTGATATTGATCAAGTAATGGATGGCTGGAGATTAAAAAGATTACCAAGAATTGATAGGGATATTTTGCGTCTAGCTTACGTGGATATCAATTTTTTGGACACACCTGTCGCTGTTGCTTGTGATGAGGCTGTTAATTTAGCTAATAAATATAGTGATTTGCAAGGAAGAAAATTTATTAATGGAGTTCTAAGGAGATTACAAACAATTTAA
- a CDS encoding PP2C family protein-serine/threonine phosphatase yields the protein MTNNQKEKIFSNKFVQKFLENDPKVTLKNKYKFAEIASSLAYYLKSFTNINKLLDYICLIFKHLFSENIILIIPLNYEGEIWNENIKISFNYESLTIQEEINSFLNQFHFSKNFKIKEIFTFESALKNKFKEYKIETKKIISRGKCRGFIYIFSKDISSQSITEDSNFNFIENCLAVGLENHYLIKTKKKHENVDREISTGAEIQSQLLPDFCPIIHGIELAAHCRPALQLGGDYYDFMCLKTNISEKRKEKSRWAFVIGDVMGKGIPAGLLMTMLRGMLRAEVLTGLPPDRILHDLNQLAINDLDQSHRFVTLFYSDYDPRTRKLRFANAAHNPPLLWKSSDQKIIKLDAKGFVLGLQKDAEYDCGEIKLNQNDLVLYYTDGVIDTSNSLGQRFDEERLIKILTKLCKESYTSQEILNKIFKKLDDFTGQNRHLEDDASMVIFQLK from the coding sequence TTGACAAATAATCAAAAAGAAAAAATATTTTCGAATAAATTTGTCCAAAAATTTTTAGAAAATGATCCTAAAGTAACTCTAAAAAATAAATATAAATTTGCTGAAATTGCATCTTCCTTAGCATATTATTTAAAATCATTTACCAATATAAATAAATTACTTGATTATATATGCTTAATTTTTAAACATCTTTTTTCTGAGAATATAATTTTAATTATTCCTTTAAATTACGAGGGAGAGATATGGAATGAAAATATAAAAATTTCTTTTAATTATGAATCTTTAACAATACAAGAAGAAATTAATAGTTTTTTGAATCAATTTCATTTTTCGAAAAATTTTAAAATAAAAGAAATTTTTACTTTTGAAAGTGCTTTAAAAAATAAATTTAAAGAATATAAAATTGAAACAAAAAAAATAATATCTAGAGGTAAATGTAGAGGATTTATTTATATTTTTAGCAAAGATATTTCTAGTCAGTCGATTACTGAAGATAGTAATTTTAATTTTATTGAAAATTGTCTAGCTGTTGGATTAGAAAATCACTACTTAATAAAAACAAAGAAAAAGCATGAAAATGTAGATAGAGAAATTTCCACTGGTGCTGAAATTCAATCTCAATTACTCCCAGATTTTTGTCCAATTATCCATGGTATAGAACTAGCAGCACATTGTAGACCAGCTCTTCAGCTAGGCGGGGATTACTATGATTTCATGTGCTTAAAGACGAATATCTCTGAAAAAAGGAAAGAAAAATCAAGATGGGCTTTTGTAATTGGTGATGTCATGGGCAAAGGGATTCCAGCCGGTCTTTTGATGACTATGTTAAGAGGAATGCTTCGTGCAGAGGTTCTTACAGGTCTGCCTCCAGATAGAATTTTGCATGATTTGAATCAACTAGCAATAAATGATTTAGATCAATCGCATAGATTTGTGACATTATTTTACTCAGATTATGATCCTAGAACTAGGAAATTGAGATTTGCTAACGCAGCACATAATCCTCCTCTGCTTTGGAAAAGTTCAGATCAGAAAATTATTAAATTAGATGCAAAAGGATTTGTACTTGGACTACAAAAAGATGCTGAATATGATTGTGGTGAAATTAAGCTTAATCAAAATGATCTAGTTCTTTATTACACAGATGGAGTAATTGATACTTCTAACTCTTTAGGGCAAAGATTTGATGAGGAAAGATTAATTAAAATCCTTACAAAATTATGCAAGGAATCTTATACATCCCAAGAAATTTTAAATAAAATATTTAAAAAGTTAGATGATTTTACAGGTCAAAATAGACATCTTGAAGATGATGCCTCGATGGTTATTTTTCAATTGAAATAG
- the purF gene encoding amidophosphoribosyltransferase, translating to MCGIVGIVSSDDVNQQIYDSLLLLQHRGQDSTGIATMENTVFHIHKAKGQVNTAYRTRDMRNLIGKIGLGHVRYATKGSAESVEEAQPFYVNAPYGIVLIHNGNLTNTRDLEKQLFNIDKRHTNSSSDTEMLLNVFATELQEEINNQELEPDIIFNAVKSLHKRIQGSYASIALISGHGLLAFRDPFGIRPLVIGKRLSLTTNKEEWMVASESLVLENNDYQVVRDVDPGEAVFINLNGEFFSKQCSENPMLFPCAFEYVYLARPDSIMNGISVYKARLKMGDYLAETIKETINSGDVDVVMPIPDSSRPAAMQVARQLGIEYREGFFKNRYVGRTFIMPGQQKRKKSVRQKLNAMSAEFKNKNVLIVDDSIVRGTTSKEIVQMAKDAGANKVFFTSAAPPVRYPHVYGINMPNRDELIAHNRTIREIADHLEIDNLVYQSVESLRKSIISDSPIKDLEMSCFTGSYVTGTVNQEYLNWVENEYKS from the coding sequence ATGTGCGGAATAGTTGGAATCGTTTCTTCAGATGATGTAAATCAACAAATTTACGATAGTCTTTTGCTTTTGCAGCATAGAGGTCAAGACTCAACAGGTATAGCAACAATGGAAAATACTGTTTTTCATATACATAAGGCTAAAGGTCAGGTTAATACTGCATATAGAACGAGAGATATGAGGAATTTAATCGGCAAAATTGGATTAGGTCATGTCAGGTATGCAACAAAGGGATCAGCAGAAAGTGTAGAAGAAGCACAGCCTTTTTATGTTAATGCTCCCTATGGAATTGTTTTGATACATAATGGAAATTTGACAAATACAAGAGATTTAGAAAAGCAATTATTTAATATAGATAAGCGCCATACAAATTCTTCAAGTGATACTGAAATGTTGTTAAATGTATTTGCGACAGAATTACAAGAAGAAATTAATAATCAAGAATTAGAGCCTGACATTATTTTTAATGCAGTCAAATCTTTACATAAAAGAATTCAGGGTTCATATGCTTCAATTGCATTAATTTCAGGACATGGTTTATTAGCATTTAGAGATCCTTTTGGTATTAGGCCTTTAGTAATAGGAAAAAGACTTTCATTAACCACAAACAAAGAAGAGTGGATGGTTGCTAGTGAATCTCTAGTGCTTGAGAATAATGATTATCAAGTAGTGAGAGATGTTGATCCTGGAGAAGCTGTTTTTATAAATCTTAATGGGGAGTTTTTTTCTAAGCAATGTTCTGAAAATCCAATGTTATTTCCCTGTGCTTTTGAATATGTTTATTTAGCTAGGCCAGATTCAATTATGAATGGAATTTCAGTATACAAAGCTCGTTTAAAGATGGGAGATTATCTCGCAGAAACAATAAAAGAGACAATTAATTCTGGAGATGTTGATGTAGTTATGCCTATTCCTGATTCTTCTCGACCTGCGGCAATGCAAGTTGCAAGACAGTTAGGGATAGAATATAGGGAAGGTTTTTTTAAAAATAGATATGTTGGCAGAACATTTATAATGCCTGGTCAACAGAAACGAAAGAAATCTGTAAGACAAAAATTAAATGCTATGAGTGCAGAGTTTAAAAATAAAAATGTATTAATTGTTGATGACTCGATAGTAAGAGGTACTACTTCAAAAGAAATTGTTCAAATGGCTAAAGATGCAGGTGCAAATAAAGTTTTTTTTACATCAGCAGCTCCCCCAGTTCGTTATCCTCATGTTTATGGAATTAATATGCCTAATAGAGATGAATTAATTGCTCACAATAGAACAATAAGAGAAATTGCTGATCATCTTGAAATTGATAACCTTGTTTATCAAAGTGTTGAAAGTTTGCGAAAATCAATAATAAGCGATTCCCCTATTAAAGATTTGGAGATGAGTTGCTTTACTGGTTCTTATGTAACAGGAACGGTAAATCAAGAGTACTTAAATTGGGTTGAAAATGAATATAAATCTTAA